CGTCTCACTGGAGAGAGGAATAACCATTGCCTTGTCCAACAAATCCGACAGATTAAACGCGTCAGACTGTTTTTCCCATCACCTTAGAGAAAACGCCCAGATATTTTCTTGCATTCTCTCTCCGTGTAAAATGAGCAAGGACATATTCCCTGCCCTTTTTACCAAAAAGTTTCCCCATTTCTGGGTCCTGAATCATTTTTATCAGGGCTTCCGTATAAGCATCAGCATTCTCTGGCTCTACGGCAATTCCTGCTCCACTCTGTTCTAAAAGTTCTCGGGCTTGTCCTTCTGCTCCTAAAAGGATAGGTCGTTCACAAGCCATAATCTCAAACATTTTTGAGGGAATATTATAAAGAAACACATTCCTCTTTTTTAACGAGACAAGACATATATCCGCTGAAGAATACCAATCGGGCATTTCTTGTTTTTTTACAGGAGGATAAAATCTCGTATTGGTTAACTTTTTTTGTTCCGCCAAAGAAATAAGATGTTCTCTATCGGCACCCGCACCTACAAAAACGAAAAGAACATCAGAATTGTCTTTCATATTTTCTGCAACCTGCAAAATCGTTTCCAATCCTTGAGAAAGCCCCATGGTGCCAATGTATAAAACAACAATTTTTGAGGTATCCCACCCCTTTTCTTGTCGGATTTTTATGCCCCCGTTTGTCGGTTTGAAGAATTCTTCATTTATGCCGTTGGGAATGGTAAAAATTTTATCTTCTGGGAAACCCCGCCGTGCAATTTCACGGGACATAGCAGGGGCTATTGTAACAATGGCTTTTGCCCGATTATAAAGAAAAGATTCCAGAGAAGAAAGTAAGAAAATGATGAAGCGATTTTTAATTACACCCAAATCAATAATTTGTGCAGGCCAGAGGTCTCGCACTTCAAATACAAAAGGTCGCCATTTAATCAGAGATACAATATACCCTGCCACACCGCATAATAACTGAGGTGAAGACGCTACAACCACATCACACTTACCTGTAAAGAAAATGGCAACGAGAATGGAAGAAATCATGTATGTAACGAAAGCTATACTTCGTTTAACAACACCACGATTGGGTGTGGCATATAACCACCCGCGAAGGACACGAATCCCATCCCAATCTTCACGAGCAAGCCACTTTCCATGATATTCAGGGGGAACTATACCATCTGGATAATTAGGAAAACCACACACGACGGTTACTTCATGACCTTCCTGAACCCAGTATTTTGCGTGTTCGTAGGTTCGAGAAGCTAATGCTCCCATTTCGGGAGGAAAAAATTGACTGAGGAAAAGTATTTTCATATCAAAACAATCTTTTTTCTTTCTCACTTTTGAGGCTTATTCTAAAAATTTGTTTTTCGTTATTTCAAATAATGATTGCTAATGCCCTTTGGCTCTATCTTTACGCTATTTATAATGTAAAAGGACAAATTTGTATATCTTTCAATTCAAAAAGGCGTTTTATTTTTGATATTATATTACCCAAGAAGGAGGATTAGCCATGCCTTTATTCGAATATGAATGCAAAAATTGTAAAAAGACTTTTGAAATGCTGGTTAAAAATGCAGATGAACAAATTGCCTGTCCCGAATGTGGTTCTAAAAAAGTTGAGAAGATGTTAAGTCATTTCGCTCCTGTAGGTTCGAGTTCTAATAAACGAATAAATATGGGTTGTGTTGAGGACACAGGTCCTCAATGTTCCTTAAAAGAGTCTGGCGGTTGTTGTGGCTGTGGAATGTAATTAATTGTTGCGTTTTGCCAGAACAGTTTGTTCATAATTTTTAACTTCGTGCAGCCAGTTGATACCCAGAGGGACATCTTTTTTAAGGCAATAATAGTCCCATACAGAAGACCAGGGTAAGTTCTTTATTTCTTCCAGCAGAGCCAATCGGCTTGTGTAATCGCCCTGATTTTCAAGTTCTTTTAGGAGGGTTACGGGTTCCAACAAGGACTTCAATAATGCCCGCAATACGGCTCGTGTCCCCGTTACCCATGCTGAAATGCGGTTAATACTGGCATCAAAGAAATCCAGTCCAATATGAACACGGGCAAATAAATTATTCCTTGCAATTTCGTCCATGAGTGCAGAAACATCATCATTTACAATCACTACATGGTCACTGTCCCAACGCACACCTCGGCTAATATGCAATAGCACTTCGGGAATATAAAGCAAAACAGAGGATAATTTGTCTGCAACTAATTCTGTTGGATGAAAATGCCCCATATCAAGGCAAAGGATTTTTTGCTTCTGGACAGCATACCCTAAATAAAATTCATGGGAGCCGACAACATAACATTCAGACCCTATCCCGAATAATTTACTTTCAATGGAGTCTTTGTTCCATGGCTCATCTATGGGCTTTTCAAAGATTTTGTCCAGTGATTCTTTCAGTCGTTGACGAGGACCCAGCCTATCCACGGGCAGGTCTTTATAACCATCGGGAATCCAGATATTGGTAACACAAGTTTTCCCAAGTGTTTTCCCAAAATAGGCACCGATTTCACGACAAATTATACAGTGCCGTATCCAGAATTCACGGATGGCTTTGTCGCTATGAGCTAAGGTAAATCCCGAATCGGCTAAAGGATGAGCGAAACAGGTAGGATTAAAATCTACACCCAGTCCGTTTTCCTTTGCCCAGTCTGCCCATCGCGAAAAATATTCCGATGTTAGTTCATCGCGTTCCACTTTTTTCCCCTGTGTCTCCGCATAAATTGCATGTAAATTTATACGATGTTTGCCGGGAATTAAAGATAGGGCTTTTTCTATATCCTGTCGTAATTCGTCTGCATTCCGTGCTTTACCGGGATAATTTCCTGTTGCCTGTATTCCACCACTGGAAGAGGCTTCCGAATGCTCAAAGCCACCCACATCATCTCCCTGCCAGCAATGTAAGGAGACAGGGATGTTCTCTAAAGATTTCAGGATAGTTTCTGTATCTACATGGAAAGTAGCATAGATTTCTCGGGCGATTTCATACGATTTTTCTATCTGATTTGAGCGATATGTTGGAATATTTGACATAAAACTTAACCTTATCTTTGGATTAATAATTAGTTGTTTTTCGAGAAGAACAAAATGTCGTATATTTTATAATTCTACTTTATTTATGAATTCAACTGCGAAAAGGGTTTGTCTGTCGTAAAATATAGATAGAAATTTCGTTATAATATAGTAATGGATTTATAAAATAACAATATTACAGAAGGAATTTTATACAATGGCTCACAATTCAGGTTTCACACTCATTGAACTTATCCTGGTAACTATTATTATTGGTATTCTTGCAGGTATGGTTGTAATGAATTATGGGGGCAGGGTGCGAGAAACACAAATCCGTGCAGCCAAGGGAGATATAGCAACCTACAGTAATGCAGTGGACTTGTATGCGTTAGACCATAACGATAAATACCCTGCAAGTTTAGAAGATTTGGTCAGTGGTGAGCGTCGTTATGTCCGTGAAATTCGTCCCGACCCATGGGGAAATCCATATATTTATAAGCCAGCCACGGACCCATTAAAAGCCGATTATCAAATTTTTTCAGCGGGACCCGATGGTGTCCCCGGAAATGAAGATGATGTAACATCTTCATCGAAAACAGAACTTACATCCAAAAAATGAATTAAGATACAAACAGGGTGCGCATTATTTATTGTAAAAAAAAAGCAAAATATGGATTTACTCTTCTTGAGTTAGTTGTCGTTGTAGCATTTATTTCCATACTTACAGGTATGGTTATTCCGATATATAATCGCACCATGTATTCACTCCGTATAAGAAATACCACACAAGATATAACCTCATTAATTCGATTTGCTCAGGAAAAAGCAGTAGCCGAATCACGAGAATTTCGGGTGCTTATTAATGATGAGAACGGAAAATTTTCCTTGTTTCGTTTGAAAAGCCAATCTCGGGATGGAGAAAAAGAATTTGAGCCGGTAGGAACCGGTGATGGGGGTGGAGTTATTGCCCTACCAGAAACAATAAAAATTTCGCGTATAACAGCCGGTAAAGACCGAAAGACAGGCATGCATTATATTTCTTGCTATCCCAATGGTGCTTCTGATATGGGACAGATTGAATTAGAACCTCAGGGTAGAGGTCGCCAGCGTATTCTTATTAAATGGACAGGAGCGTTAGGGAGGTTTGAAATAAAATGAGACGGGACATACGAAAAATAGGTTATATTTTATTTGAGGCGATATTCTCTATGGCCATATTAAGTATTGCAGGGCTAACTTTCCAATCTGCCTTACAACAAGCCATATTAACTCGTGGACAAGCCAATGACTATACAACCGCTAAATTCCTGTTAGAAAAAATTAACGCAGATATCGAACTACAACCGCAACATGTGGAAGGTGAAAAATCAGGGACTTTTGAAGAACCTTATAACCGCTTTTCGTATCAATA
This region of Candidatus Hydrogenedens sp. genomic DNA includes:
- a CDS encoding glycosyltransferase family 4 protein, with product MKILFLSQFFPPEMGALASRTYEHAKYWVQEGHEVTVVCGFPNYPDGIVPPEYHGKWLAREDWDGIRVLRGWLYATPNRGVVKRSIAFVTYMISSILVAIFFTGKCDVVVASSPQLLCGVAGYIVSLIKWRPFVFEVRDLWPAQIIDLGVIKNRFIIFLLSSLESFLYNRAKAIVTIAPAMSREIARRGFPEDKIFTIPNGINEEFFKPTNGGIKIRQEKGWDTSKIVVLYIGTMGLSQGLETILQVAENMKDNSDVLFVFVGAGADREHLISLAEQKKLTNTRFYPPVKKQEMPDWYSSADICLVSLKKRNVFLYNIPSKMFEIMACERPILLGAEGQARELLEQSGAGIAVEPENADAYTEALIKMIQDPEMGKLFGKKGREYVLAHFTRRENARKYLGVFSKVMGKTV
- a CDS encoding zinc ribbon domain-containing protein, whose translation is MPLFEYECKNCKKTFEMLVKNADEQIACPECGSKKVEKMLSHFAPVGSSSNKRINMGCVEDTGPQCSLKESGGCCGCGM
- a CDS encoding L-rhamnose isomerase codes for the protein MSNIPTYRSNQIEKSYEIAREIYATFHVDTETILKSLENIPVSLHCWQGDDVGGFEHSEASSSGGIQATGNYPGKARNADELRQDIEKALSLIPGKHRINLHAIYAETQGKKVERDELTSEYFSRWADWAKENGLGVDFNPTCFAHPLADSGFTLAHSDKAIREFWIRHCIICREIGAYFGKTLGKTCVTNIWIPDGYKDLPVDRLGPRQRLKESLDKIFEKPIDEPWNKDSIESKLFGIGSECYVVGSHEFYLGYAVQKQKILCLDMGHFHPTELVADKLSSVLLYIPEVLLHISRGVRWDSDHVVIVNDDVSALMDEIARNNLFARVHIGLDFFDASINRISAWVTGTRAVLRALLKSLLEPVTLLKELENQGDYTSRLALLEEIKNLPWSSVWDYYCLKKDVPLGINWLHEVKNYEQTVLAKRNN
- a CDS encoding type II secretion system protein GspG, producing MAHNSGFTLIELILVTIIIGILAGMVVMNYGGRVRETQIRAAKGDIATYSNAVDLYALDHNDKYPASLEDLVSGERRYVREIRPDPWGNPYIYKPATDPLKADYQIFSAGPDGVPGNEDDVTSSSKTELTSKK
- a CDS encoding GspH/FimT family pseudopilin, producing the protein MRIIYCKKKAKYGFTLLELVVVVAFISILTGMVIPIYNRTMYSLRIRNTTQDITSLIRFAQEKAVAESREFRVLINDENGKFSLFRLKSQSRDGEKEFEPVGTGDGGGVIALPETIKISRITAGKDRKTGMHYISCYPNGASDMGQIELEPQGRGRQRILIKWTGALGRFEIK